The Haloferax volcanii DS2 DNA segment CCCGCGTGGCTCGCGAACCTCGTCGCGGGCTTTCTCGTCTTCCTCGGCGGCTACCGACTGGCCGCGAGAATAGCCCGCGGAACCGCGGACACGTACGTGACCGTCGGCTTCGTCGCCGGCTGGTTCGCGCCCGCGTTGGTCCCCATCGCCGCCGGCTACCACCTCGCGCACTTCCTCGGCTACGTCGTCGGCCTCGCGCCCGCTCTGGTCGCGGTCGCGGCCTCGCCGCTGTCGCCGCCCGCGAACCCCTCGGTGCTGGCCGTTCCGGCGTGGTTCAGCGGACTCCAGTTGGCGTTCGTCGTCCTCGGCCACCTGCTTTCGGTGTGGGTCGCCCACGCCCGCGCGTTCGACCTCTTTCCGGGTCGCCTGCAACCGCTCCGGAGCGAGTACCCTTTCGTCGCCGTCACGGTCGGCTACACGATGGCGAGCCTGTGGGTCGTCGCCCAACCGACGGTCGGAGGTGTCGCCGGATGAGTCGCAGAGCGAGTCACGGGATGAGCCGCGAAGCATCGGTCGTCGTCCCCGAAACCGCCGTCCCCGACGGCGAGACCGCGGCGACGACGTGTCCGTACTGCGACCGCCCGTTCCGCCGGGAGCGACTCCGTGACCTCCACGTCGGTGACGCGCACGAGGACCTGAGCGACGGCGAAACCGCGGCGTACGAGGCCGCTGTCGAGGCCGAAGCCGAAGACCTGTTCGTCTATCACCTGAAGGTCGCCGGCGCGCTCGGCGTGGTCTTCACGGCGCTGTTCCTGCTCGCGGTCGTCGGTTTTAGCCTGTGATCCGGTCGTTAGCGGCCGTCAGGCGTGGTCGCCGCCGCTGCCGTGTTCTCCCTCGTTGGGGTCGGGAAGGCGCATCACGACGCCGGTGAGCACGCCGACGCCCGCCAGCGCGACGATGCCGCCGACCACGACGAACGATTCGCTCGCGCCGACGGCCTCCGAGACGAGGAGGATCGCGAGTCCGAGGACGACGGCCCCGAAGGCGGCCGCGAGGGCGACAGTAGTCCGATTCATGCGTACTGTTACCACACCGAAGTCAAAGAAGGTACGTGCGAGTGCGGCGGCGGAAAGAGAGACGCTGTTGAAGCCCTCAGTTACGGATGGGGTTCTGCGGTCGGACTGAATGGAGTGCGCGAATACGGCACGAAGTGAGACGTTGCGAGCGATTCCACCTCGACTGACCCGTACCCGCCTACCGTGAGGTCTCAGTCGGAGCCAAACAGCGCTTGCGTGAGTGCGCCACCGTAGGCGAGTCGCGAACCGAGCCAGAGCGCGCCGAGGGTGACGCCCACCGCCACGAGGTAGGGACCCGGCTCCGGGAGGCGACCGCTCGCCACGCGAGCAAGGCGGTCCGCCAGAACGATGCCGCCGAACCAGACCACCAAGAACGCGACATGTTGGTGCAGGGACTTCCGTCGGCGTGCGTGACGGTAACCGACGACGAGGAAGCCCGCGAGCAGCAAGATGCTGACAGCCGCGAGGGCGAGAAAGCGGAGCCGTCCACCGAGCGCAAACACCGAGGGGATGCCGATTACCACCGCGAGAACAAAGATGGTCTGGACGACCAGTCCAAGAGACGGTTCGGTGTTGGAGGGCTGTTCAGACACAGATTGCGGTCACGGACGACGACGCAATGAATCTTCTCCACGCGACCGGAGACCGGTCGTCCGGGTTGGCACTACCCTACTTACCGGCCGGACCATCTCTCGTGACGCTCGCCGTTATCCCAGATACTTCGCTGGATACACCCTCCCGCCTCACACGGGTTCTGTCAGTTTCTAACGGATTCACAGGGCCTCAGAAGGGGACGAACAACGTTCCAGTTAGGCCGCGTTCTCGCCGGTCGTCGCGGCGGCGACGACGAGCGCGAAGACGGCCACCGCGGGCACGAGACCCGGACCGACGACGAGCGGGTCTGTGAGCCTTCCGGGGGCGACGCGGGTCATCATGACGGTCACGCCGACGCCGACAGGGACCGAAAACAGCAGAGCGTAGCCGACCGCGACGAGGGTTTCGCGGGAGCGCCAGCGGGGATGGGAGTCGGCTCGCACGGTCACAGGAGCGAGTACGACGCGGCGAGCGTGAGCGCCAGCGCGGCCACGAGGCCGATGCAGACCAGATACGTCAGCGACCGCGGCTCGAACCGGAGGTGCTGGAAGTACGCCGCAACCAACACCGCCTTCGCGGCCGACAGGACCATGATGACGCCGAAGGCCAGCCAGTAACTCAGCCCGGCGAACTCGACCAGCACCTGGACGGTCGCCGAGACGAACAACACTACGTAAATCGCCGTATAGAGTTTCGTTGATACCATCTTTGTCACCTCACAGGATGTAGAACAGCGGGAACAGGAACAGCCAGACGATGTCGACGAAGTGCCAGTAGAGGCCGAAGTACTCCACCGAGCGGCTGTCTTCGAGATACGCGCCCCGCCAGGCGCGCGCGGTCAGGTACAGTGCGACGACGAGGCCCGCGATGACGTGGGCGGCGTGCAGGCCGGTCGTGAGGAAGAACGTCGAGGCGCGGACGTTCGTCGAGAGCCACAGTCCCTCGTGGAACAGGTGCTGCCACTCCAGCCCCTTGTTGACGAGGAAGCCGATGCCGAGGACGAACGTCGCCCCGAGACTCGCCACGAGGTCCCACTTGTGTCGCTTCTCGGCCGCGACGAGCGCGAGGACGACCGTGAAACTGCTCGTGAGTAGGATGTACGTGTTCACGAGTCCGGGAATCGGGTCGGACGGAATCGGCTCCCAGCCGGTCCAGCCGAAGGCGACGCGGGTGAACACGTACGCCCCGATGAAGCCCCCGAACAGCACCACGTCGGACGCGAGGAATATCCACATCCCGACCTTGCCGTTGTCGATGCCGGCGAAGGGCCACGCCTCGCCCTCCTCGAAGACCGGGCCGTGGAACGGTTCGAGCCCCATGGCGACGAGCGACCCGAGGGTGACGACGCCGCCCGCGACGGCCGTCGTCGCGTAGGCGGCCCCGACCATCCCCTCGGGGAACGCGGCGTCCTGAAGCGGCGAGAGGCTGAGGAGGACGAGGAACGCGCCGGCGGAGAGGACGAACGGCCAGATGCTCGCGTGGCTCGGTCCCTCGACTTCGGTCGCTTCGGCGGTCGGGAGCGCGGACGAGACCGCCGTCGTTGCCGACGCGGTGACGCCGCCGTCGGAGACGGCCGCGCCGGTCGGCCCGCTAGAGCGGTCCTCGCTCGGCGCGACCTCGCCGGCGTCGAGGAACTCGAGGTGACCGTCGCGGTAGGTCGGCGTCCCGTCGAAGTTCTCCAGCGGCGGCGGCGACGGGACGGCCCACTCGGCCGTCGTCGCATACTTCCACGGGTTGTCTGGCGCGGGGTCGCCGGCGAAGGCGCTCTTGAACAGGTTGTAGAACATGATGAGAAACGACAGCCCGAGGACGAACCCGCCGACGGTGGCGAGCTGGTGCCACGGCGCGAGTTCGGGCGCGTAGTCGAACACGCGCCGGGGCGTCTCCCACGCGACGAAAAGCGGGAAGTACAGCAGATTGAAGCCGACGAAGTAGACGGCGAAGTGGAGTTTGCCGAGGAACTCGTCGTACATCCGGCCGGTCATCTTCGGGAACCAGTAGTAGAGGCCGCCGACGAGCGCCGTCACCCCGCCGACCATCACGTAGTGGAAGTGGGCGACGACCCAGTAGGTGCCGCGGAACTCGTAGTCGAGGACGACCGCGCCGAGGAAGACGCCGGTGATGCCGCCGATGATGAACAACAGGAGCGCCCCGAAGACAAACAGGAACGGCGTCGTGAATCGTATCTTCCCCTTCAGCACCGTGTAGATGAGCGCGAACACCATCAGGTCGAACGGCAGGGAGATGCCGATGGTAGTAATCATAAAGAGCGTCTTCACCTGGAGGTTGATGCTCGTCAGGAACATGTGGTGCATCCAGACGGCGAAGCTCTGGATGGCGACGAGCACCATCGCGAGGATGAACCACTTGCGGCCGACGATGCGGCGGCCGGTGAACGTCTGGAACACCTCGGCCATGACGCCGAGCGCCGGGAAGAAGACGATGTACACCTCGGGGTGGCCGAAGAACCAAAACAGGTGGGTCCACAGGAGCGCCCCCGCCGGCGACTCCATGGCGAAGTAGGTCGTCCCGAGCAGGCGGTCGGACGACAGCACCAGAAGCGCCGCCAAGAGCGCCGCGAAGGCGAACAGCATCATCCACGCGGTCAGGAGAATCGTCCAGCTGAACAGCGGGAGGTTCCGGAGCGTCAGCCCCTCGGCGCGCATCCGGTGCATCGTCGTCAGGAAGTTGACCGACGAGACGGTGACGGAGGCGACGAACAGCACGAGCGCCAAGACGGCCGTCGACGCCCCCACGTCCGGCGTGAACGTCGGGACGTTCAGCGGGGCGTACATCGTCCACCCGCCGGAGAACGTCCCCCCTTGGAAGAACGAGACGCCGAACAGGATGCCCGAAAAGAGGTAGAGCCAGTACGACAGCGCGTTGAGCCGCGGGAACGCGAGGTCCTTCGCGCCGAGTTGGAGCGGGACGACGTAGTTTGCGAAGCCGAACGCGAACGGCGAGAGGAACCAAAACACCATCAACAGCCCGTGGGCCGAGACGGCCTGATTGTACGCGACGGGCGAGAGAATCCCCTCGCCGAGCGCGCGCGGAGCGAGCAGTTGGACGCGCATCAGCCACGCGAGGACGCCGCCGAGCACGAGGAAGAAAAGCGACGTGACGACGTAGAGGATGCCCACGTCCTTGTGGTTCGTCGTGACGAACCAGCGCTTGATGCTCCCCGTGCCGGGGAAGTCGTGGCCGTGGTCGTCGCCGCCGCGAGCGACCTCGTGGCCGCCGTGGGCCGCGGCGTCCCGTTCGGGAGACGCGTCGGTCACGGAACCACCGCCGGTCGGAGGTTCGATTGCGCGGCGACCGATTCATCGGCGCTCGACTCGTTCGCTGTCGCATTGTCCGCGGTCGCGTTGTCCGCGGTCGTGTTCGCGTACCACGCCTCGTACTCGTCGGGCAGCATCACGACGACCTCGGCGGACATATACGAGTGGCCGGCCCCGCAGAGTTCGTAACACTGCGCGGTGTACGTCCCCGGTTCGTCGGCGGTGAACCACGTCTCCGTCTCCTGACCGGGGATGGCGTCGGATTTGACGCGTAACTCCGTGACCCCGAAGTTGTGGAACACGTCCGCGGTGATAATCGTCAGTCGGACGGGCCGGTCGGCGGGGACCCGGAGCACGCCGTCGGTGGTGTGGCCGTTCGGGTAGGTAAAGCGCCAGCCGAACTGGTAGCCCTCGACGGCCACGTCGAGCGACTCGTCGTCGGCGGGGCCTTCCTCGACGTACAGGAGCGTCAGATACGTCCACGAGACCAGCGAAACGACGATGACCATGCTCATGAAAAACGAGGTGAACAGCTTCCGGCCCCCGCCGCTTCCCGACGGGAGTTCCCCGAGGACGAGGCGGTCCCCGTCGTCGATGTGGCCGTTTCCGGAGCCGGAGCGATACTTGTACGCGTTGTAGAGCATATACCCCACGACGACGACGCCCACGAGCGTCCCCAAGAGCAGGAACACCTCGAAGATGCTCTCGAAGACGAACGCGCGGGTCCCCCGCGGAACCAACCCCGACTGGAGCGGGAACGCGGCCGTCAGTACGAGTTCCGCGACCATTGATAACACCACCAAACAAAATAATTAACGTTCGTGATGGTTATTGTTTCGGAGCAATCGGGGAAAGCGGCGTCGAACGGGCGGTTCCGGTCGGTCGCAGGGCGAAGCGGGGAGCAAAACGAGCGAAGTCGCCGGCGACGACGAGTGATGGCGGACGGGCGGCGGGCGGGCGGCGGACGACGGCGACCGCGTCTGCGGCCGCGGTGACGCTCAGACCTCGTGTTGCGGGATGTCCGCGAACAGTTCGAGCAGGTAGCCGAGCGAGAGGCCGTACACCCAGTGAGCCAGAAGCGAGAACACGAGGAACGAGGCGATGACGAACGCGTCCGCGGGCGGCCAGAACGCCGGCACGAACCCGACCCAGTAGAGCGTCGCGAACGACACGCCGCGGAGGTACTTCGGTGACTCCGGCGGGAGGAACGCGCCGCCGACGACGAACGTCACCGGGAGGACGACGACCCCGCCGATGCCGAAGAGGAACGCTCCGAGGGCGAGCGTCGGTTCGTAGCCGAAGAACGCCCCCATACCGGCGAACCGCGTAATCGGCTCGGTCGTAAACAGACCGAGGAGTTCGGGGATGCCGACGAGGACGGGCAGCATCAACACCGTCCCGACGAAGCCGCTTGCCATCGCAGTGAGGATGACGTTCCCCGTGATGTCGTAGTCGGCGGTCTCGCCGGCGCGCTGTTCGACCGCAGTAGCCGGGTTCGGCGTCTCTTGACTCATACTCCCGTCATACTACGGAGTCATTCATGATAAAAGGTAATAAATGCCGTAGTGTCGAGGGGTCGCCGGCGCGAGTCACCGAGGTTTTTGCCCTCCGGACGCGCCCGTGAGACCATGTACGAAGTCGAGGTCAAGGTCCGCGCGGACCACGGCGCGGTTCGCGAGCGACTCGACGCGGCCGGGGGCGAACAGGTCAACCGCGTCGCTCAGACGGACACCTACTACGACGCCCCGCACAGGGATTTCGCAGAGACCGACGAGGCGCTCCGACTCCGCCGGGAGTCGCGCTACGAGGGCGGCGAACTCGCCGACGAGGAGACCGTCGTCACCTACAAGGGACCGCTCGTGGACGAGTCGTCGAAGACCCGCCGGGAGTACGAGACCGGCGTCGAAGACGGTGAAACGATGAACGCTATCTGCGAGGCGGTCGGCTTCGAACCCGCCGCGACCGTCGAGAAAGAGCGCGAGCGGTTCGCCCTCGACGGCTACACCGTCTCGCTCGATTCGGTGTCCGGGCTTGGCGAGTTCGTGGAGGTCGAAATCGAAGTCGAGTCCGGCGTCGACGACGCCCGCGACGGGGCGTTCGCCGTCCTCCAGGACCTCGGCCTCGACCCCGACGACCAGATTCGGACCTCCTACCTCGGGATGCTGCTCGGGTCGCCCGAAGAATAGACGGACTATCGACCCCCGCGGGCGTCCGCAACCTCGGCAGATACTGCCCGAGCATACTCTCAGGTAATACGAGTGTGGCCAAAGGTTTCCGCAAGTTATAGAACCGCCCGCCGGGTACGTCCCGCCAATGAGCGACCGAAATATCCGCCTCGAATCCGCCGACAAGCGCGCGGTCGAGGACCAGGAGGTCGAAATCGTCGAGCGAAAGGGTATCGGGCACCCCGACTCCATCTCCGACGGCATCGCCGAGAGCGTCTCCCGCGCCCTCTCGAACCTCTATCTCGACCGCGTCGGCAAAGTGCTGCACTACAACACCGACGAGACCCAGCTCGTCGCCGGCACGGCCGCGCCCGCCTTCGGCGGCGGCGAGGTCATCGAGCCCATCTATCTCCTCATCGTCGGCCGCGCCACGAAGGAGTACGACGGCGAGAAGATTCCCGTCGACTCGACGGCGCTCCGGGCCGCCCGCGAGTACCTCAACGAGAACATCCCCGGGCTCGACGTGGGCACCGACATCATCGTCGACGTGAAACTCGGCGAGGGCTCCGGCGACCTCCAGGACGTGTTCGGCGAGGAGACCCAGCAGGTCCCGATGGCCAACGACACGAGTTTCGGCGTCGGCCACGCCCCCCTGACCGAGACGGAGCGCATCGTCCTCGAAGCCGAGCGCGCCCTCAACGGCCCGGCCTACGGCGACGACCACCCCGAACTCGGACAGGACATCAAGCTCATGGGCAAACGCGAGGGCGACGTCATCGACGTGACCGTCGCCGCCGCGATGGTCGACAAGCACCTCGACGACATCGACGACTACGTCGCCGCCGTCGACGACGTGCGCGAGTTCGTCTCCGACCTCGCCACCGACTACACCGACCGCGAGGTCAACGTCGAGGTCAACACCGCCGACGACTACGACGAAGGCTCTATCTACCTCACGACGACCGGCACGTCCGCCGAGCAGGGCGACGACGGCTCCGTCGGCCGCGGCAACCGCGCCAACGGCCTCATCACGCCGAACCGCCCGATGAGCATGGAAGCGACCTCCGGCAAGAACCCCGTCAACCACATCGGGAAGATTTACAACCTGCTTTCCACCCACATCGCCGAGACGGTCGTCGACGAGGTCGACGGCATTCGCGACCTCCAGGTCCGCCTGCTCTCGCAAATCGGTCGCCCCATCGACGAACCCCACGTCGCCGACGCGAAGGTCATCACGGACGACGGCGTCACCATCGCTGACATCGAAGACGAGGTTATCGCCATCATCGACCGCGAACTCGCGAACGTGACCGACATCACCCGCCGGACCATCGAAGGCGAACTCAGCACGTTCTGAGGCGTCGCCTCGCGGCGGGTCGAAACCAAAACAGAACACCGACCGCCGCGTCGCCGGCGCGGGCGACGACGCTACTCCTCGCCGTAGTACTTCTCGACCAGCCGCGCGGCCGCCTCGGCCGTCTTCCGGTAGTCGCGGTCGCCGTCCGGCGTCCGAACCGCGTACTCGTAGTGCCGACTGCTCGGCACGTACCACTTCTCGGGGAAATCGTCGAGGACGTGCCGCGGGTCGCCGTTCGTCGGCGCGCCCGCGCCCGCTTCGACGGCGGATTCGGTGGTGTCGTCGGCGTCATCCCTGTCGTCGCCGTCGTCCCCGAGACTGGCTTCGGCTTCCCCGTCGTCCCGGGGGGCCATCACGGACGGGTCGGACTCCACGAGGAGCGTCTCGGGCACGTCGGGATGCGACGCCGAGATGCCGCGGTGGACGCCGGGCGTGTTCGACGCCGCGAGCGTCTGGTCCATCAGAATCTTCTGCATGCTAATCTCGTGGCCGTCGCCGGGGTCGCGCTGGTCGTAGCTGCCGTCGGCGTTCATCTCCCACGCCTTCCGGTTGTCCGCGAAGCCGAGTTCGAGGACGAACCGCAACTGCTCGCGGATGTCGGGGTCTTCGACGGGGGCGATAGCCTCCACGCGCTTGTCGAGGTTGCGGGTCATCCAGTCCGCCGAACCGACGTAGTAGTCGGGGTCGCCCGCGTTCTCGAAGTAGAAGATGCGGGAGTGTTCGAGGAAGCGGTCCACGACGCTCCGGACCGTGACGGTCTCCGAGACGCCCTCCAGACCGGGGCGGAGCCGACAGATGTCGCGGACGAGCAGGTCGATGTCGACGCCGGCCATCGACGCCTCGTACAGTTCCTCGACGATGCCGGGGTCTTCGAGGGCGTTCATCTTGGCGACGATGCGGGCGTCGCGACCGGCGCGGGCGTGTTCGGCCTCCCGCCGGATGCACTTCGTGAACTCGTTTCGCATCGTCACGGGCGCGATGAGGAGCTTCCGGAACTCCTCGTCGAGCGAGGGGCCGGTGAAGAAGTTGAAGACCTTCACGAGGTCCTGCCCGATGTCGCGGTCGGCGGTGAGGACGCCGAGGTCGACGTAGCCCTTCGCGGTCCCGGAGTGGTAGTTGCCGGTGGCGACGTGGGAGTAGAGGCGGACGCCGTCTTCCTCCTCGCGGACGACGAGCGCCGTCTTCGTGTGCGTCTTCAGCCCGATGGTGCCGTAGGCGACGTGGATGCCTTCCTCTTCGAGGCGGCGGACCCATTCGAGGTTGTTCTGCTCGTCGAACCGCGCTTTGAGTTCGACCATCGCCGCGACCTGCTTGCCGTTGTCGGCGGCGTCGATGAGCGCCTCGATGATTTTCGAGTCCGACGCCGTCCGGTAGATTGCGGCCTTGATGGCCAGCACGTTGGGGTCGTTGGCGGCCTCGTCGAGGAACTCTTGGACGGTGTCGCCGAACGAGTGGTACGGATGGTGCAACAGCACGTCCTTGCGGCGAATCTCGTCGAAGATGGTGTCGCCGCCGTCGCCGGCCGCCTCGGGGGACGACGCGCCCGAGCCGAGCCCCGCGCCGGCCGCGTCGAGGTCCGAAAACCGCGGGTGCGGCTGGGGTGTCCACGACTCCAGCGAGAGGTCCGGGCGGTCGAGGTCGGTGAGGTCCATCAGTTCGCGGTAGTCGAGCGGCCCGCGGAGTTCGAACACCTCGCGGTCGTCGAGGTCCAACTGCTCGACGAGGAGGTCCCTCGCGGCCGCGGGCGCGTCCGCCTCGATTTCGAGGCGGACCACGGTGGCGAAGCGGCGCTGTTCGAGCACCTCCTCTATCATGTCGATGAGGTCCTCCGCGACCTCCTCGTTGCGGCGGACCTCGGCGTTTCGCGTCAGCTTGAACACCGCGGTGTCGACGACCTCGACGTTCGGGAACAGCAGGTCGAGGTTGGCGCGGATGACCTCCTCCAAGAGGACGTACCGGACCTCGTCGCCGTCGGTGTCGACCTCGACGAGCCGCGGGCGGTTCTGCGGAATCTTCACCCGGGTGAACGTCTGGTCGCCGTCGTCGTCGCGGGTGACCACCGCGAGCGACAGCGAGAGGTTCGAGATGAACGGGAACGGGTGGGCCGGATCGAACGACAGGGGCGTCAGCGTCGGCAGCACCGAGAGTTCGAAGTAGTCCCGCATCTCCGCCCGCTGGTCGGGCGTCAGGTCGTCGTAGTCACAGATGTGGATGCCCTCCCCGGCGAGCGCCGGGCGAATCTCCTCGCGGTAGCACTCGGCCTGCCGCTCGAACATGGGCCGGGCCTTGTCGATAGCCTCCTCCCACTGCTTGAGGGGCGTCCGGCCGTCGGTCGTCCGCTCTGTCACGCCGGCGTCTATCTGCTGTTTCAGGCCGCCGACGCGCTTCATGAAGAACTCGTCTAAGTTCTTCGTGAAGATGGACAGAAATCGGACCCGTTCGAGAAGCGGGTTCCGGTCGTCGAGCGCTTCGTTGAGGACGCGGGACTGGAACTCAA contains these protein-coding regions:
- a CDS encoding methionine adenosyltransferase codes for the protein MSDRNIRLESADKRAVEDQEVEIVERKGIGHPDSISDGIAESVSRALSNLYLDRVGKVLHYNTDETQLVAGTAAPAFGGGEVIEPIYLLIVGRATKEYDGEKIPVDSTALRAAREYLNENIPGLDVGTDIIVDVKLGEGSGDLQDVFGEETQQVPMANDTSFGVGHAPLTETERIVLEAERALNGPAYGDDHPELGQDIKLMGKREGDVIDVTVAAAMVDKHLDDIDDYVAAVDDVREFVSDLATDYTDREVNVEVNTADDYDEGSIYLTTTGTSAEQGDDGSVGRGNRANGLITPNRPMSMEATSGKNPVNHIGKIYNLLSTHIAETVVDEVDGIRDLQVRLLSQIGRPIDEPHVADAKVITDDGVTIADIEDEVIAIIDRELANVTDITRRTIEGELSTF
- a CDS encoding DUF6789 family protein; this encodes MSQETPNPATAVEQRAGETADYDITGNVILTAMASGFVGTVLMLPVLVGIPELLGLFTTEPITRFAGMGAFFGYEPTLALGAFLFGIGGVVVLPVTFVVGGAFLPPESPKYLRGVSFATLYWVGFVPAFWPPADAFVIASFLVFSLLAHWVYGLSLGYLLELFADIPQHEV
- the ppk1 gene encoding polyphosphate kinase 1 — its product is MTDELPADIDLADPQYYLNRELSELEFQSRVLNEALDDRNPLLERVRFLSIFTKNLDEFFMKRVGGLKQQIDAGVTERTTDGRTPLKQWEEAIDKARPMFERQAECYREEIRPALAGEGIHICDYDDLTPDQRAEMRDYFELSVLPTLTPLSFDPAHPFPFISNLSLSLAVVTRDDDGDQTFTRVKIPQNRPRLVEVDTDGDEVRYVLLEEVIRANLDLLFPNVEVVDTAVFKLTRNAEVRRNEEVAEDLIDMIEEVLEQRRFATVVRLEIEADAPAAARDLLVEQLDLDDREVFELRGPLDYRELMDLTDLDRPDLSLESWTPQPHPRFSDLDAAGAGLGSGASSPEAAGDGGDTIFDEIRRKDVLLHHPYHSFGDTVQEFLDEAANDPNVLAIKAAIYRTASDSKIIEALIDAADNGKQVAAMVELKARFDEQNNLEWVRRLEEEGIHVAYGTIGLKTHTKTALVVREEEDGVRLYSHVATGNYHSGTAKGYVDLGVLTADRDIGQDLVKVFNFFTGPSLDEEFRKLLIAPVTMRNEFTKCIRREAEHARAGRDARIVAKMNALEDPGIVEELYEASMAGVDIDLLVRDICRLRPGLEGVSETVTVRSVVDRFLEHSRIFYFENAGDPDYYVGSADWMTRNLDKRVEAIAPVEDPDIREQLRFVLELGFADNRKAWEMNADGSYDQRDPGDGHEISMQKILMDQTLAASNTPGVHRGISASHPDVPETLLVESDPSVMAPRDDGEAEASLGDDGDDRDDADDTTESAVEAGAGAPTNGDPRHVLDDFPEKWYVPSSRHYEYAVRTPDGDRDYRKTAEAAARLVEKYYGEE
- a CDS encoding DUF7410 domain-containing protein, giving the protein MSREASVVVPETAVPDGETAATTCPYCDRPFRRERLRDLHVGDAHEDLSDGETAAYEAAVEAEAEDLFVYHLKVAGALGVVFTALFLLAVVGFSL
- the cyaB gene encoding class IV adenylate cyclase, coding for MYEVEVKVRADHGAVRERLDAAGGEQVNRVAQTDTYYDAPHRDFAETDEALRLRRESRYEGGELADEETVVTYKGPLVDESSKTRREYETGVEDGETMNAICEAVGFEPAATVEKERERFALDGYTVSLDSVSGLGEFVEVEIEVESGVDDARDGAFAVLQDLGLDPDDQIRTSYLGMLLGSPEE
- a CDS encoding cbb3-type cytochrome c oxidase subunit I, which encodes MTDASPERDAAAHGGHEVARGGDDHGHDFPGTGSIKRWFVTTNHKDVGILYVVTSLFFLVLGGVLAWLMRVQLLAPRALGEGILSPVAYNQAVSAHGLLMVFWFLSPFAFGFANYVVPLQLGAKDLAFPRLNALSYWLYLFSGILFGVSFFQGGTFSGGWTMYAPLNVPTFTPDVGASTAVLALVLFVASVTVSSVNFLTTMHRMRAEGLTLRNLPLFSWTILLTAWMMLFAFAALLAALLVLSSDRLLGTTYFAMESPAGALLWTHLFWFFGHPEVYIVFFPALGVMAEVFQTFTGRRIVGRKWFILAMVLVAIQSFAVWMHHMFLTSINLQVKTLFMITTIGISLPFDLMVFALIYTVLKGKIRFTTPFLFVFGALLLFIIGGITGVFLGAVVLDYEFRGTYWVVAHFHYVMVGGVTALVGGLYYWFPKMTGRMYDEFLGKLHFAVYFVGFNLLYFPLFVAWETPRRVFDYAPELAPWHQLATVGGFVLGLSFLIMFYNLFKSAFAGDPAPDNPWKYATTAEWAVPSPPPLENFDGTPTYRDGHLEFLDAGEVAPSEDRSSGPTGAAVSDGGVTASATTAVSSALPTAEATEVEGPSHASIWPFVLSAGAFLVLLSLSPLQDAAFPEGMVGAAYATTAVAGGVVTLGSLVAMGLEPFHGPVFEEGEAWPFAGIDNGKVGMWIFLASDVVLFGGFIGAYVFTRVAFGWTGWEPIPSDPIPGLVNTYILLTSSFTVVLALVAAEKRHKWDLVASLGATFVLGIGFLVNKGLEWQHLFHEGLWLSTNVRASTFFLTTGLHAAHVIAGLVVALYLTARAWRGAYLEDSRSVEYFGLYWHFVDIVWLFLFPLFYIL
- a CDS encoding cytochrome C oxidase subunit IV family protein codes for the protein MVSTKLYTAIYVVLFVSATVQVLVEFAGLSYWLAFGVIMVLSAAKAVLVAAYFQHLRFEPRSLTYLVCIGLVAALALTLAASYSLL
- the coxB gene encoding cytochrome c oxidase subunit II, with the translated sequence MVAELVLTAAFPLQSGLVPRGTRAFVFESIFEVFLLLGTLVGVVVVGYMLYNAYKYRSGSGNGHIDDGDRLVLGELPSGSGGGRKLFTSFFMSMVIVVSLVSWTYLTLLYVEEGPADDESLDVAVEGYQFGWRFTYPNGHTTDGVLRVPADRPVRLTIITADVFHNFGVTELRVKSDAIPGQETETWFTADEPGTYTAQCYELCGAGHSYMSAEVVVMLPDEYEAWYANTTADNATADNATANESSADESVAAQSNLRPAVVP